The Armatimonadota bacterium DNA window TGGCGCTGCGCCACCGCCACCTGGAAGGGGTCTTCGAGAGCCTGGTGCTCATCGGCGCCTCCGGGGCGCTGCTGCTCTTCCTGGGCACCCAGGCGCAGATGCTGCCGGCGGCGCTGGCGCCCTGGAGCCTCTACCTGCTGCTGGCGGCGGTTGGGAGCGTGGTCGCCTTCGGGGTGGCCTCGCGTCGGCCGCGCGGCATGGCGGCGGGGCTCCTGTGGTTCCTGGAGTCCTTCACCGCCTTCGGGCACATCCTCTCGCACGCCCGGCTGATGGCCTTCGGCCTGGCGGCGGCGGCGCTGGCCATCGCCGCCAACCAGCTCGGTCCGGAGATGGTGGCGCAGTTCGGCCTGCCCGGGATCGTGGGCGCGGTGGTGGCCACGCTGCTCGCCGGCCTCTTCCAGGTGCTCTTCTTCCTCTTCACGATCATCGGGCACCTGATCCAGCCGGCGCGTCTGCACTGGATCGAGTTCCTCACGAAGGTGAAGTACCACGACGAGACGGGGCGGCCGTACGAGCCGCTGCGGTCCGCGGCGTCGCCGCGGTCGTGACGGGCCGCGCCCGGGCGGACCGGGGCGGCGATGTCAACGGGAGGTGATCGTGTGCGTGTCCTGCTGGTCGGTGTGGTGATGGCCCTGCTGTTCGTGGCGCCCGCGGCCGCGGCCCCGGAGGAGGCCCCGGCGGCCCCGGCGGGGCTGGGGCTGGGGGCGGGCCTGCTAGGCCTGGCCGCCGCGGTGGCGGTGGGGCTGGGGGCGCTGGGGACAGCCTGGGCGCAGGCCCGCATCGGGTCGGCGGCGGCCGGCGCGATGGCGGAGCGGCCGGAGATCGGCGGCCGGTTGCTGATCTTCCTGGCCCTGCCGGAGACGATGATCATCCTGGGCTTCCTGGTGGCCTTCTTCGTCATCGGCCGGATCCGCTGAGGTGGCCCACGAGCTGATCGCCCTCCTGGAGCGGGAGGCGGCGGCCGAGCGGGAGCGCGTGC harbors:
- a CDS encoding V-type ATP synthase subunit K, which encodes MRVLLVGVVMALLFVAPAAAAPEEAPAAPAGLGLGAGLLGLAAAVAVGLGALGTAWAQARIGSAAAGAMAERPEIGGRLLIFLALPETMIILGFLVAFFVIGRIR